A single Leptospira barantonii DNA region contains:
- a CDS encoding VOC family protein translates to MIHHIAIGSPNVGSLTVFYETLPGFQKLKENKNEDGSLRSIWFQAGESILMLETDEIVKGPKALILDVSSLKSEDVKTLPKWIQETEYTKYFKDPDGNLLGYSSYPKPWPF, encoded by the coding sequence ATGATTCATCATATCGCGATCGGATCTCCGAACGTAGGTTCGTTGACTGTATTTTACGAAACACTTCCGGGTTTTCAAAAGCTGAAAGAAAATAAAAACGAAGACGGTTCCTTACGTTCAATTTGGTTTCAAGCGGGAGAATCGATTCTTATGTTGGAAACGGATGAAATCGTCAAAGGTCCCAAAGCTTTGATCTTGGACGTGTCCTCTTTAAAATCCGAGGACGTTAAAACCCTTCCGAAATGGATTCAAGAAACGGAATATACGAAATACTTTAAGGACCCGGACGGGAATCTTTTGGGTTATTCTTCTTATCCGAAACCCTGGCCGTTTTAA
- a CDS encoding anthranilate synthase component I family protein codes for MSNRISNLKQYLNSLPEKPESNPFPLCEEETESFLFRLTKKYSGCFLLESHPGYPDNYRYSIFGFAPSFRFRGYPGKLVLDRETIPVSNPYKTLRELFPTKRDSKKYRGGLVGYLGYDSSVLFEPVTDLRPREGYPLFSFGLYLDGIVIDHLTGSAEYFYYSQNRIEELISLSESKEEVLRDTAVSSLGFSKTKEEYSNMFDRTREEILAGNTFQCQIGFEEKFEIEGSLVPIYGNLKKGNPSPYLFFYKDEEIEMFGSSPELLFSHKDRIAETYPLAGTYPRGASPEEDKILTGKLLSDKKEIAEHSMLIDLHRNDLSRVCERGTVRLRKEFEILKFAHVQHITSEVFGILKVDEDSFGGLESVFPAGTLTGAPKVESVKLIRKTEGDDRGPYGGVLGYFSLDGSSQFCILIRSLYRSGTRAYSRAASGIVLDSQKELEYQEILNKLKAVRRSMEEFLR; via the coding sequence ATGTCGAATCGGATTTCGAATCTGAAACAATACCTCAACTCTCTGCCGGAAAAACCGGAGAGCAACCCGTTTCCGTTATGTGAAGAGGAAACGGAATCATTTCTATTTCGCTTAACAAAAAAGTATTCCGGATGTTTTCTTTTGGAAAGTCATCCGGGATATCCGGATAATTACCGTTATTCGATCTTCGGCTTTGCGCCTTCCTTTCGCTTTCGGGGTTATCCCGGAAAACTGGTCCTCGACCGAGAAACCATTCCGGTTTCCAATCCTTACAAAACCCTTAGGGAATTATTTCCCACAAAGCGGGATTCCAAAAAATACCGGGGCGGTCTTGTGGGTTATCTCGGTTACGATTCTTCGGTTCTTTTCGAACCCGTAACCGATCTGCGTCCACGCGAAGGATATCCTCTATTCTCTTTCGGTTTGTATCTGGACGGGATCGTGATCGACCATCTCACGGGTTCCGCGGAATACTTTTACTATTCCCAAAATCGAATCGAGGAATTGATCTCCTTATCGGAATCGAAAGAAGAAGTTCTTCGCGACACAGCGGTCAGTTCCTTGGGATTCTCCAAAACAAAAGAAGAATATTCTAATATGTTTGATCGTACGCGAGAAGAGATTCTCGCCGGGAACACGTTTCAGTGTCAGATCGGTTTCGAAGAAAAATTCGAGATCGAGGGAAGTCTCGTTCCGATTTACGGAAATTTAAAAAAGGGAAACCCTTCCCCTTATCTTTTCTTTTACAAGGACGAAGAAATCGAAATGTTCGGTTCGAGTCCGGAGCTTTTGTTTTCTCATAAGGATAGAATCGCAGAAACGTATCCGCTTGCCGGAACGTATCCGAGAGGCGCAAGTCCAGAAGAAGACAAGATTCTGACCGGAAAATTGTTAAGCGACAAAAAGGAAATCGCCGAACATTCCATGTTGATCGATCTACACCGAAACGATTTGAGCCGAGTTTGCGAAAGAGGAACGGTGCGACTCAGAAAAGAATTCGAAATTCTGAAGTTCGCACACGTGCAACACATCACGAGCGAGGTTTTCGGAATTCTAAAGGTGGACGAGGATTCTTTCGGAGGACTCGAATCCGTATTTCCCGCCGGAACGTTGACCGGAGCGCCGAAGGTGGAATCCGTCAAACTGATCCGCAAAACGGAAGGGGACGATCGCGGACCCTACGGAGGAGTTCTCGGATATTTCTCTTTGGACGGAAGTTCCCAGTTCTGCATATTAATCCGAAGTCTTTACAGATCGGGGACGAGGGCGTATTCGAGGGCGGCTTCGGGTATCGTTTTGGATTCCCAGAAAGAATTAGAATATCAAGAAATTCTAAATAAACTCAAGGCAGTCAGAAGATCCATGGAGGAATTCCTAAGATGA
- a CDS encoding anthranilate synthase component II: protein MKRCIVIDHYDSFTFNLVHLLEESLENSSERFELIVFRQDEVGLNEILSRNPTHILLSPGPGHPEDPEYFGVSESILRLRNPYIRIFGVCLGMQGIVTSFGGRLQRSKVPYHGKTSDITHDRLGIFSEIPDRIRVMRYHSLESVENSLPDCLEATAKVQTNDENSVLMGVRHKTLPIEGVQFHPESFATECGKKMIENFLK, encoded by the coding sequence ATGAAACGTTGTATAGTGATAGACCATTACGATTCCTTTACGTTCAATCTCGTACATCTTTTGGAGGAAAGTCTGGAGAATTCCTCCGAACGTTTCGAGCTGATCGTTTTTAGACAGGATGAGGTCGGATTAAACGAGATTCTTTCCCGAAATCCGACGCACATTCTACTTTCTCCGGGGCCGGGTCATCCCGAAGATCCGGAATATTTTGGCGTTTCCGAATCGATTCTTAGATTAAGAAACCCTTATATTAGGATTTTCGGTGTTTGTCTCGGAATGCAGGGAATCGTCACTTCCTTCGGCGGACGTTTGCAAAGATCCAAGGTTCCGTATCACGGTAAAACTTCGGATATCACACATGATCGTCTCGGGATTTTTTCGGAAATCCCGGATCGAATTCGAGTGATGCGTTATCATTCTTTGGAAAGTGTGGAAAATTCTTTACCGGATTGTTTGGAAGCGACCGCCAAGGTTCAAACGAATGACGAGAATTCGGTTCTTATGGGAGTCAGACACAAAACACTTCCCATCGAAGGAGTTCAGTTTCATCCCGAATCGTTCGCTACGGAGTGCGGTAAGAAGATGATCGAGAATTTTTTGAAGTAA
- a CDS encoding GAF domain-containing hybrid sensor histidine kinase/response regulator translates to METKDNQSLPVPANEKERLVALNSYQVLDTAPEEKFDSLTQIAAYICDSSIALISLIDMNRQWFKSKLGLDDEETPRSDSFCQYAIMQDEILEIEDALLDPRFKNNPSVLGHPYVRFYAGTPLQTPDGYNIGTLCVIDQKPKRLDQKQRIILKVLSNQIIANFELIKKNRELIIIRKKEEELQNSKSQFFANMSHEIRTPVHGILGVASLLSETDLHHEQKEYVDTIRRSGSLLLSLLNDILDFSKLESAHMTIEIISFNLIDLLKDVFSLFEADAKRKKIEFKLKGEIPESLIVYADPNRFKQILVNLISNAFKFTERGSVHIELDFETYEEQHDIHIRVRDTGIGIPELKLNELFQAYTQADTSVSRKYGGTGLGLAISKSLAEMMNLKLTAQSVINKGSVFEISGKLLRAETAELSLEPKKLNFTTNGNPVEDLKILVAEDNEINQMLIRRILEKLGYKPIVVPNGIEALHYIETNETDVLFLDIQMPELSGIDTAKILSTHTNQSLRPYIIAMTANASPADRENCIASGMDDYISKPFRKEEIADLINSYLSKKNSSKL, encoded by the coding sequence GTGGAAACAAAAGATAATCAATCCCTACCGGTTCCCGCCAACGAAAAAGAAAGGCTTGTCGCATTAAATTCTTACCAAGTTTTAGACACGGCCCCCGAGGAAAAATTCGATTCCCTGACTCAGATCGCCGCTTATATCTGCGATAGTTCCATCGCATTGATTTCATTGATCGACATGAACCGGCAGTGGTTCAAATCGAAACTGGGATTGGACGACGAAGAAACCCCGAGAAGCGATTCATTCTGTCAATACGCCATCATGCAGGACGAGATCCTCGAAATCGAAGACGCCCTCTTGGATCCGAGATTCAAAAACAATCCGAGTGTTCTCGGCCATCCTTACGTACGTTTTTACGCGGGAACACCTTTACAAACTCCGGACGGTTACAACATAGGAACGTTGTGTGTCATCGATCAAAAACCGAAACGACTCGATCAGAAACAAAGGATCATCCTTAAGGTTCTTTCGAATCAAATCATCGCGAATTTCGAACTGATCAAAAAAAATCGGGAACTGATCATAATTCGCAAGAAGGAAGAGGAACTTCAGAATTCGAAAAGCCAATTTTTCGCGAACATGAGCCACGAAATCAGAACTCCAGTCCACGGAATCTTGGGAGTCGCGAGTCTTTTGTCCGAAACGGATCTTCATCACGAACAAAAGGAATACGTGGACACGATCCGAAGAAGCGGAAGCCTTCTGCTCAGTTTGTTAAACGACATTTTAGATTTTTCTAAATTAGAATCCGCTCATATGACGATCGAGATCATCTCTTTCAATCTGATCGATCTTCTGAAGGACGTATTCTCCCTTTTCGAAGCGGACGCAAAACGCAAAAAGATAGAATTCAAACTCAAGGGCGAAATTCCCGAATCCTTGATCGTCTACGCCGATCCGAACCGATTCAAACAGATTCTCGTCAATCTCATATCCAACGCGTTTAAGTTCACCGAAAGAGGAAGCGTTCACATCGAACTCGACTTCGAAACATACGAGGAACAACACGATATCCACATCCGAGTTAGAGATACTGGAATCGGAATTCCGGAACTAAAACTCAACGAACTCTTTCAGGCTTACACACAAGCGGACACTTCCGTTTCCAGAAAATACGGCGGAACTGGACTCGGTCTTGCAATCAGCAAAAGTCTCGCGGAGATGATGAATCTAAAACTGACGGCACAAAGCGTGATCAACAAAGGAAGTGTGTTTGAAATTTCGGGAAAACTTCTTCGCGCAGAAACGGCGGAACTCAGTTTAGAACCCAAGAAGTTAAACTTTACGACGAACGGAAACCCGGTGGAAGACTTGAAAATTTTAGTCGCGGAAGACAACGAGATCAATCAGATGTTGATCCGAAGAATTCTCGAAAAACTAGGATATAAACCGATCGTAGTTCCGAACGGAATCGAAGCGTTACATTATATCGAAACGAACGAAACCGACGTTTTGTTTTTGGATATACAGATGCCCGAGCTCAGCGGAATCGACACCGCGAAAATCCTTAGCACACACACGAATCAATCTCTTCGACCCTACATCATCGCGATGACAGCTAACGCGAGCCCGGCGGATCGAGAGAATTGTATCGCTTCCGGAATGGACGACTATATCAGCAAACCCTTCCGTAAGGAAGAGATCGCCGATTTAATCAACAGTTATCTTTCCAAAAAGAATTCTTCGAAGTTATAA
- a CDS encoding GNAT family N-acetyltransferase encodes MSTEVIHSEQESKFFAVLDGHESHLYYREEGDVWNLLSTYVPSELRGKGLAADLVRTALDKARSLNKKIIPSCSYVVTFLNRHPNYNDLVA; translated from the coding sequence ATGAGTACAGAAGTCATTCACTCGGAACAGGAATCTAAATTCTTCGCGGTTCTCGACGGTCACGAATCCCATCTTTATTATAGGGAAGAAGGTGATGTTTGGAATCTTCTTTCGACTTACGTTCCTTCGGAACTGAGAGGAAAGGGACTCGCCGCAGATTTGGTTCGCACGGCTTTGGACAAGGCGCGTTCGCTGAACAAAAAGATCATCCCGAGTTGTTCGTATGTGGTGACTTTTTTAAACAGACATCCGAACTACAACGATCTGGTGGCTTGA
- a CDS encoding MarR family winged helix-turn-helix transcriptional regulator, producing MGTHYKGNSRETAVLNAFIKLSRCSDSIRQLEEKVFSKYGLTTGQFGCLETLHHLGPMCQKEIGQKIFSCEGNITQIVDNLEKRKLVQRVRSEEDRRYIIIHLTPEGSAIVQEAFPDILNSLVDKFDPLSENQLLDLGDFCKEIGLKTL from the coding sequence ATGGGAACCCACTACAAAGGAAATAGCAGAGAAACGGCGGTCTTGAACGCATTTATCAAGCTGAGCCGTTGTTCCGACTCGATTCGTCAGTTGGAAGAAAAGGTATTCTCAAAATACGGCCTGACCACGGGCCAATTCGGATGTTTGGAAACCCTTCACCACCTGGGTCCGATGTGCCAAAAAGAAATCGGCCAAAAGATCTTTTCCTGCGAAGGAAACATCACACAAATCGTAGATAACCTCGAAAAACGAAAGCTCGTGCAACGGGTACGAAGTGAGGAAGATCGTCGTTACATCATCATTCATCTCACACCGGAAGGAAGCGCGATCGTGCAGGAAGCGTTTCCGGATATTCTCAATTCTCTCGTAGATAAGTTTGATCCATTGTCGGAGAATCAACTTTTAGATCTCGGTGATTTCTGTAAGGAGATTGGATTGAAGACCTTATGA
- a CDS encoding DoxX family protein — MDRLNHWLQEHRDWLVDFLRIYLGGVLIYKGLEFLYDTDALIRMMEMNNAPMASTLLAHYIVIAHICGGILLLSGLLTRFAALLQVPVLIGAVLFIHGKEGFMAPGSNLPYAAMILLLLFHFTLYGSGRISADYYIETHKSI; from the coding sequence ATGGATCGTTTGAACCATTGGCTTCAAGAACATCGGGATTGGTTGGTCGACTTCCTGCGAATTTATCTCGGAGGAGTTTTAATCTATAAAGGTCTGGAGTTCCTATACGATACGGATGCGTTGATTCGTATGATGGAAATGAACAACGCGCCGATGGCGTCCACGTTACTCGCTCATTACATCGTGATCGCTCATATCTGCGGAGGGATTCTTCTTTTATCGGGATTGTTGACGCGTTTTGCCGCGCTTCTTCAGGTTCCCGTTTTGATCGGAGCGGTGTTGTTCATCCACGGTAAGGAAGGATTTATGGCGCCGGGATCCAATCTTCCTTATGCCGCGATGATTCTTTTACTGCTTTTCCATTTTACCTTATATGGATCGGGAAGAATTTCCGCGGACTACTACATCGAAACTCACAAGAGCATATAA
- a CDS encoding DoxX family protein: MLQKFFKTDSDLGSLILRVVTGVVMFPHGAQKLLGWFGGYGFTGTMGYLTGVGIPTPIAFLVIIGEFFGAIGLILGLFTRLSAFGVGIIMLGAVFIGHVENGFFMNWAGTQKGEGFEFHILLIAISVVLFIKGAGKASVDSLIEEKLD, translated from the coding sequence ATGCTTCAAAAATTTTTTAAAACAGATTCGGATCTTGGATCCCTCATTCTCAGAGTAGTTACAGGAGTTGTAATGTTCCCACACGGAGCTCAAAAACTTCTCGGTTGGTTCGGCGGTTACGGTTTTACGGGAACCATGGGTTATTTGACCGGAGTTGGAATTCCTACACCGATCGCGTTCCTTGTAATCATCGGAGAATTTTTCGGCGCAATCGGGTTGATCCTTGGATTGTTCACAAGATTATCCGCTTTCGGAGTCGGGATCATCATGCTCGGAGCTGTTTTTATCGGTCACGTGGAAAACGGTTTTTTCATGAACTGGGCGGGAACTCAGAAAGGAGAAGGTTTCGAATTTCACATTCTTTTGATCGCAATTTCGGTCGTTCTTTTTATCAAAGGTGCGGGAAAAGCTTCCGTGGATTCTTTGATCGAAGAAAAACTCGATTAA
- a CDS encoding NAD(P)/FAD-dependent oxidoreductase: MSSKEETKTRIAVIGGGAAGFFGAIQIASEGNCSVTLLEKGKQVLSKVKVSGGGRCNVTHHCLDPETLSKNYPRGERELRWAFETFGPKDTIRWYEERGVLLKTEADGRMFPITDSSETILQALFQEAKKVGVKLKTETEIHSVTPMPDSTFQIRLKTGEILEFNKILFATGSGRKAWTWLQAMGHTILDPVPSLFTFKIEDPRFENLSGLAFEKTECSLVEFGYSQLGPLLITHWGASGPAILKLSAKGARELFDKEYDTILKVNLVPGMKKDEVRKKIEKEKELHPSKAISNTPVLGIPRRYWERILEIHAIDSSKKWSGLSSKDLHAITEELTDARFKISGKGEFKDEFVTCGGVSRKEVNFKTMESKVVPGIYFAGEVLDVDGVTGGFNFQNAWTTSYIAAQGILGSV, translated from the coding sequence ATGAGTTCCAAAGAGGAAACAAAAACAAGGATCGCCGTGATCGGGGGAGGGGCCGCCGGTTTTTTCGGCGCGATTCAAATCGCTTCCGAGGGGAATTGTTCCGTTACTCTTTTGGAAAAAGGAAAACAAGTTCTTTCCAAGGTGAAAGTTTCCGGAGGAGGCAGATGTAACGTTACGCACCATTGCCTCGATCCGGAAACGTTGAGTAAGAATTATCCGAGAGGGGAAAGAGAACTGCGCTGGGCCTTTGAAACCTTCGGGCCCAAGGATACGATCCGTTGGTATGAGGAACGCGGAGTTCTTTTAAAAACGGAAGCGGACGGAAGGATGTTTCCGATCACCGATTCTTCCGAAACGATTCTGCAGGCCTTGTTTCAGGAGGCGAAAAAGGTCGGAGTAAAACTCAAAACGGAAACGGAGATTCATTCGGTGACTCCGATGCCCGATTCCACGTTTCAGATCCGACTCAAAACCGGAGAAATATTAGAATTTAATAAAATACTTTTCGCAACCGGTTCCGGTAGAAAGGCCTGGACTTGGTTGCAGGCGATGGGTCATACGATCCTTGATCCCGTTCCTTCTTTGTTTACGTTTAAGATCGAAGATCCCCGTTTTGAAAACTTATCCGGGTTGGCCTTCGAAAAAACGGAATGTTCCCTCGTTGAATTCGGATATTCCCAACTCGGTCCCCTGCTCATCACACATTGGGGAGCGAGCGGACCGGCGATTCTAAAACTTTCCGCAAAAGGAGCCAGGGAACTTTTCGATAAAGAATACGATACGATTCTAAAGGTGAATCTGGTTCCCGGAATGAAAAAGGACGAGGTTCGAAAAAAAATCGAGAAAGAAAAGGAACTTCATCCTTCCAAGGCGATCTCGAATACGCCCGTTCTCGGAATTCCTAGAAGATATTGGGAAAGAATATTAGAAATTCATGCTATAGATTCTTCTAAAAAATGGTCCGGTTTATCTTCGAAAGATTTACACGCGATCACGGAAGAACTTACGGACGCCCGATTTAAAATCTCCGGAAAGGGAGAATTTAAGGACGAGTTTGTGACCTGCGGCGGAGTCAGCCGCAAAGAAGTGAACTTTAAGACTATGGAAAGTAAGGTTGTTCCCGGAATTTATTTCGCGGGAGAAGTTTTGGATGTGGACGGTGTGACCGGAGGTTTTAACTTTCAAAACGCATGGACCACGTCCTACATAGCCGCACAGGGCATTCTCGGCTCGGTTTAA
- a CDS encoding GMC oxidoreductase, translating to MNLDSTSKNKEIIYDYDYIVVGSGFGGSVSALRLSQKGYKVAVLESGKRWNSSEFPKTNWNLRKFLWFPKLFCFGIQRINFLNDVMVLSGAGVGGGSLVYANTLYVPPEPFWKKTLVQRMGGKKGILPYYELAKRMLGVVENPRTWESDRYMKETAKTFGIENSFNKTPVGVHFGKSGVDPFFGGEGPERNSCNDCGGCMVGCRYNAKNTLDKNYLYFAEKAGAIVLPETKVSKLIPMGEDGSEGYEIQTETTTSFFGSPRRIYKTKAVVLSAGVLGTLGLLLKMKEEGILPKLSKRLGEVVRTNSESLIGVTLNDKKADLSHGVAITSSVFPDEHTHIEPVRYSDGADAMNGLAAGVLVDGGGSIPRQLRFLIEVLKHPIHSISLMNPIGFARRTIILLVMQTVDNSIEIVRKRRWIWPFKRTLSSTQKNGEKIPTYIPIANEFARRLAKITNGVARSSINEALLDIPATAHILGGCNIGESSDEGVIDLQNKVFGYQNLTICDGSMIPANLGVNPSLTITALSERAMSFVPPKEKEIHSFKFEKKWGVIELFGKLKFSAAKTPKKKTSAKSKAKKKR from the coding sequence ATGAACTTGGATTCAACTTCGAAAAACAAAGAAATAATATACGATTACGATTATATCGTCGTTGGCTCGGGCTTCGGAGGAAGCGTATCCGCGCTTAGACTTTCGCAAAAAGGTTATAAGGTCGCCGTGTTGGAATCCGGTAAACGCTGGAATAGTTCGGAATTTCCGAAAACGAATTGGAATCTGCGTAAGTTTCTCTGGTTCCCTAAACTTTTCTGCTTCGGAATTCAAAGAATCAACTTTCTAAACGACGTGATGGTGTTGAGCGGAGCGGGCGTAGGAGGCGGAAGTCTTGTTTATGCGAACACGTTGTATGTTCCGCCCGAACCGTTTTGGAAAAAAACGCTCGTTCAGAGGATGGGAGGTAAGAAGGGAATTCTTCCATATTACGAACTTGCAAAAAGAATGTTGGGCGTAGTGGAGAATCCTCGGACCTGGGAATCCGATCGTTATATGAAGGAGACCGCAAAGACATTCGGAATCGAGAATTCGTTTAACAAAACTCCGGTCGGGGTTCACTTTGGAAAGAGCGGAGTTGATCCTTTTTTCGGCGGAGAAGGTCCAGAAAGAAATTCGTGCAACGACTGCGGCGGTTGTATGGTCGGTTGCAGATACAACGCAAAGAACACATTGGATAAGAATTATCTATACTTCGCCGAAAAAGCGGGTGCGATCGTTTTACCGGAAACGAAAGTATCGAAGTTGATTCCAATGGGAGAAGACGGCTCCGAAGGTTACGAGATTCAAACGGAAACCACAACTTCGTTTTTCGGATCACCGAGAAGAATTTATAAAACAAAAGCCGTTGTTCTTTCCGCGGGAGTTCTCGGAACCTTAGGACTTTTGTTAAAGATGAAGGAAGAGGGAATTCTTCCCAAACTTTCAAAACGATTGGGCGAAGTCGTTCGAACCAACAGCGAGTCCTTGATCGGCGTAACTTTAAACGATAAGAAGGCCGATCTTTCTCATGGAGTTGCGATCACTTCCAGCGTGTTCCCGGACGAACACACACATATCGAACCGGTTCGTTATTCGGACGGAGCCGATGCGATGAACGGTTTGGCCGCGGGCGTTCTTGTAGATGGGGGAGGAAGTATTCCGAGACAACTTCGATTCTTGATCGAAGTTTTAAAACATCCGATTCACAGCATAAGTTTGATGAACCCGATCGGATTTGCAAGAAGAACGATCATTCTTCTCGTGATGCAAACCGTGGACAACAGTATCGAGATCGTTCGTAAAAGAAGATGGATCTGGCCTTTTAAACGAACGCTTTCTTCCACGCAGAAGAATGGAGAGAAAATTCCTACGTATATCCCGATTGCGAACGAGTTTGCTCGCAGGCTTGCGAAAATAACGAACGGAGTTGCAAGAAGTAGTATCAACGAGGCGTTACTCGACATTCCGGCGACCGCACATATATTAGGAGGATGTAATATCGGAGAATCCTCGGACGAGGGTGTGATCGATCTTCAAAACAAGGTATTCGGTTATCAGAATCTGACGATCTGCGACGGTTCTATGATTCCAGCAAACTTGGGAGTGAATCCGAGTCTTACGATCACCGCGCTTTCGGAACGGGCGATGTCCTTTGTTCCTCCTAAGGAGAAGGAAATTCACAGCTTTAAATTTGAGAAGAAGTGGGGAGTGATCGAACTTTTCGGAAAACTAAAATTCTCGGCCGCCAAAACGCCTAAAAAGAAAACTTCGGCAAAATCGAAGGCGAAGAAAAAAAGATAA
- a CDS encoding LIC13081 family protein has product MITTTVTFLVSYSLDDAFRFVADFRNFVFWGEDICSVSPLPSNNGNHLPTFELLYSFGPFKLKANYFAKEWIPNSRMIMETQNSFVDQRDIYTFQNSDKGTKITFTNHSKLKFPYHFGEWALGAGIRGRICKEMRQLQNCLYRNGCGSPKHFQIIRI; this is encoded by the coding sequence ATGATAACCACTACTGTAACTTTTTTAGTTTCATATTCTTTAGACGATGCATTTCGATTTGTGGCCGATTTTAGAAACTTCGTTTTTTGGGGAGAAGATATTTGTAGCGTTTCTCCGCTTCCATCAAACAACGGAAATCATCTGCCCACTTTCGAATTACTTTATTCTTTCGGGCCTTTCAAACTCAAGGCGAATTATTTCGCGAAAGAATGGATTCCTAATTCGAGAATGATCATGGAAACTCAAAATTCTTTTGTGGATCAGAGAGACATCTATACGTTTCAAAATTCGGATAAGGGAACGAAAATAACGTTCACGAACCATTCTAAACTTAAATTTCCGTATCATTTCGGCGAATGGGCACTCGGGGCGGGGATTCGCGGAAGAATTTGTAAGGAAATGAGACAGTTGCAGAATTGTTTATATCGAAACGGATGCGGCTCTCCGAAACATTTTCAGATCATACGGATTTAG
- a CDS encoding pirin family protein has product MNLRKIKTIRPSLRAIEGGGFPVRRPFPVQDLIQLDPFLLLDEMGPVEYKPGKAIGAPDHPHRGFETVTYLLTGEMEHRDSWGNYGKLKSGDVQWMTAGSGLVHSEIPSDEFQKTGGWMHGFQLWVNLPSSQKMSDPRYQDTPSERIPEVETPDGKTKVRVIAGEVFGTKAVIETKIPILYYHFHLLPGADVTIPVPDSYNVFAFPFSGDGVLHTEQGTQAVKEGDMVWFERSAGDVRFSLPEDAKNGWEFLLIGGQPVEEPVARYGPFVMNTQEEIYQAFTDFQAGKMGEIRS; this is encoded by the coding sequence ATGAATCTTAGAAAAATTAAAACGATCAGACCTTCGCTGAGAGCGATCGAAGGAGGAGGTTTTCCGGTACGCAGACCGTTCCCCGTTCAAGATCTGATTCAGCTCGATCCGTTCCTGTTATTAGACGAGATGGGACCCGTAGAATACAAACCCGGAAAAGCGATCGGAGCGCCGGATCATCCGCATAGGGGATTCGAAACGGTCACTTATTTATTGACCGGTGAAATGGAACACCGCGATTCTTGGGGGAATTACGGAAAATTAAAATCCGGCGACGTTCAATGGATGACCGCGGGTTCGGGTTTGGTGCATTCCGAAATACCTTCGGACGAATTTCAAAAGACCGGCGGTTGGATGCACGGTTTTCAACTTTGGGTCAATCTACCTTCTTCTCAAAAAATGAGCGATCCGCGTTATCAGGATACTCCTTCGGAAAGAATTCCCGAAGTGGAAACGCCGGACGGTAAAACAAAAGTAAGAGTGATCGCGGGAGAGGTGTTCGGAACCAAGGCGGTGATCGAAACTAAGATTCCGATTTTATACTATCACTTTCATCTGTTGCCGGGCGCGGACGTTACGATTCCAGTTCCGGATTCTTACAACGTGTTCGCTTTTCCTTTTTCAGGAGACGGGGTCTTGCATACCGAACAAGGAACTCAAGCCGTTAAAGAAGGCGATATGGTTTGGTTTGAAAGAAGCGCCGGAGACGTTCGATTCTCCTTGCCCGAGGATGCAAAGAACGGTTGGGAATTTCTTTTGATCGGAGGACAACCCGTGGAAGAACCGGTGGCGAGATACGGACCTTTTGTGATGAACACTCAGGAAGAAATCTATCAAGCCTTCACGGATTTTCAAGCGGGTAAGATGGGAGAGATCCGTTCCTAA